The sequence below is a genomic window from Candidatus Margulisiibacteriota bacterium.
TCCTTATTCTAAATGTTTTCGTATTGTCCCATCTAATAAATTACGTTGATGAACATTTACATACTCAAAAGACTTAGAAGCAGAAATTATTTGTGGTTGAATATTTAAATTAACTATTTTTTGAAAAAAAGTATCAACATTATTTACAAGATTATCCTCCGTAGGATAAACCTTAAATTTCCAATATGTATCATATCCATTATTAGAAAAATAATCATAATCTACATCAAGAATAATATTATCAGAATTAACAGTAGAAAGATCCTGAGCTCTAACTATTTCTAAATCAATTTTTTTTGCCACTACTCCTAAACTTTCATGCATTTTAAGACTCCATGTATCTGAATAAAGGGTTGCTTTAAAAGGGACATCATTAAATATGCCTAAATTAGTACCTTCCGGTGTGTTACTGTAAAACCCAACCACTTTTGGCAAATTATCTGGCACAACCCAAATAACTTTAGAAATTATCCCAAATTTAATTGCTTCATTAATAAAATTAGCTCTTGTTGTTTCTGCTGGATGATAACCTAAATAAATATCGCTATGGGTATCAACGTGAATTAAAGTAGCCCCAGACTTGATCAAACCTTTAGCCAAAGCATCTTGCCAAAACGTTAAAACCTGTTCATGGCTATCAACTATTACGTGGGGGATTAAATTAAATTTAAATTGATTTTGAAAGCTTACTATCTTATACATATTAAATTATCGCTAATTTAACAAAAAAATTTCACCCTTGTGAAGCATCGAAACATGGTATCCCTCTGTTAGGTCCTCTTCATTAAAACCGTGGAACAATAAAAACTCATTTGGATCATAAACAGTTTCTACCGGCTGAGGGTTAAATAAATCAAAGTAATAGT
It includes:
- a CDS encoding UPF0489 family protein → MYKIVSFQNQFKFNLIPHVIVDSHEQVLTFWQDALAKGLIKSGATLIHVDTHSDIYLGYHPAETTRANFINEAIKFGIISKVIWVVPDNLPKVVGFYSNTPEGTNLGIFNDVPFKATLYSDTWSLKMHESLGVVAKKIDLEIVRAQDLSTVNSDNIILDVDYDYFSNNGYDTYWKFKVYPTEDNLVNNVDTFFQKIVNLNIQPQIISASKSFEYVNVHQRNLLDGTIRKHLE